The following nucleotide sequence is from Paraburkholderia flava.
ACGGCGAACATCAGAATCAGCGGCAGGAAGCTCATCAGACTCGATTCGGCGCCACCTGCGCCACCTTGCCCGAAGGCACTGGAAATGAACGACACGTTGGTCTCTCCGTTATAACGATCAAAAAAACAGCCGGTCATTCTACCACCGGCATTTCACGCGACGGCGTGACAGAATCGGCTTTCCGGGGCCAGGGCATTGCCTGAACGCGGGATGAGTGGATGCGGTCGGACGCCGTTACGAAAGGTTATTGTAATGCTCGGCTGTGCCGTCACGCTGAGGGACGGGAAAAACTCTGCAAAGTGTCGGAGCGTGCGCGGCTAATCGATACCCCTCGCGCGATTCTCGTGGAACGTCGTGCGGAACGCTTCGAACGTATGGGTTTCGATCGACGCGCGAATGTCGCTCATCAGCTCGAGGTAGTAGTGCAGGTTGTGGATCGTGTTCAGCTGCGCACCCAGAATCTCGCCGACGCGATGCAGATGATGCAGATAGCCGCGCGTGAAATTGCGGCACGTGTAGCAGCCGCACTGCTCGTCGAGCGGACGCAGCGAGTTGCGATGCGTCGCGTTGCGGATCTTCACGTCGCCGAAGCGCGTGAACAGCCAGCCATTGCGCGCATTGCGCGTCGGCATCACGCAGTCGAACATGTCGACGCCGGCCGCGACACCGGCCACCAGATCTTCCGGCGTGCCGACGCCCATCAGGTAGTGCGGCTTGTCAGCGGGTAGCTTCGGACCGATGTGGTTCAGCACCCGCATCATGTCTTCCTTCGGCTCGCCGACCGACAGCCCGCCGATCGCCAGACCATGAAAGTCCATCGCCGCGAGACCGGCGAGCGATTCGTCGCGCAGGTCTTCGAACATGCCGCCCTGCACGATGCCGAACAGCGCGTTCGGATTGCCGAGCCCGCGGAATTCGTCGATCGAACGTTGCGCCCAGCGCATCGACATGCGCATCGAGTCCGCCGCATCCTGATGCGACGTCGGCACGCCGTTCGTCGCGTACGGCGTGCATTCGTCGAACTGCATCACGATGTCCGAGTTGAGCACCTTCTGGATCTGCATCGACACTTCCGGCGACAGGAACAGCTTGTCGCCGTTGATCGGCGACGCGAACGTGACGCCGTCCTCGGTGATCTTGCGCAGCTCGCCGAGCGAGAACACCTGGAAGCCGCCGGAGTCGGTGAGGATCGGTTTCTTCCAGCCCATGAAGTTGTGCAGGCCGCCGTGCGCGGCGATCGTCTCGAGACCCGGTCGCAGCCACAGATGGAACGTGTTGCCGAGGATGATCTGCGCGTGGATTTCGTCGAGCTCGCGCGGCTGGATCGCCTTGACCGTGCCGTAGGTGCCGACCGGCATGAAGATCGGCGTTTCGACGACGCCGTGATTCAGCGTGAGCCGGCCGCGTCGGGCGGCGCCGTCGGTGGTGAGCAGTTCGAAGGCGAGGCCGTCTGCAGGGGCTTCGGTCGTGCTGCTCGTGCCGTTCGTATTGTGCGTGCGATCGTGGGTCTGATCGTCGGTCATTCGAAAACTCCTGGGCTACCGAAATACAGTTCGGCGCGTGGTGTGAACGCTGTCGCGAAGGGCGCGACAGCGCGTGCTGCGTGATGCTTAACTGCCTGCGTCGTCCTGCCGCGTCAGCAGCATCGCGTCGCCGTAGCTGAAGAAACGATAGCGCTCGTCGATCGCATGACGATACGCGGCACGGATCGTCTCGACACCGGCGAACGCGGACACCAGCATCAGCAGCGTCGATTTCGGCAAATGGAAATTCGTCACCAGCCGGTCGACCACGCGAAAACGATAGCCCGGCGTGATGAAGATATCGGTTTCGGCGCTGGTCGCCGCGAGCGGCCGGCCCGCATTCTCGGCGTCGCGCGCGGCGGCTTCGAGCGCGCGCATCGACGTCGTGCCGACCGCGATCACGCGGTTGCCGCGCGCGCGCGTCGCCGCGATCCGGTCGACGAGCGTTTGCGGTAGCGCGTACCACTCGCTGTGCATCTGATGGTCGGCGATGTTCTCGACCCGCACCGGCTGGAACGTGCCGGCGCCGACGTGCAGCGTGAGCGTCGCGCGCTCGACACCATGCGCGTCGAGCTTCGCGAGCAGCGCATCGTCGAAATGCAGGCCGGCAGTCGGCGCCGCGACCGCGCCCGGGTTCTGCGCGAACACGGTTTGATAGCGGGTCTCATCCGTCGCGTCGGGGTCGTGCTCGATGTACGGCGGCAGCGGCAGGCGACCGTATTGCTCGATCAGCGTCAGGCAGTCGGCGGGAAAGTGCAGCGTGTAGAACGGTTCGACGCGCTCGCCGACGGTGACGTCGAATGCATCGGCGAGACGCAGCGTCGTGCCCGGCGCCGGGCTCTTGCTCGCGCGGATCTGCGCGAGCGCGGTGCGCTCGCCGGTCAGCCGCTCGACCAGCACTTCGATCCGGCCGCCGCTGGCCTTCTGGCCGAGGAAGCGCGCCTTCAGCACTTTGGTATCGTTGAAGACCAGCAGATCGCCGGGCGTGATGCAGCCGGGCAACTCGGCAAAGCGGCGGTCGACGAATTGCGTGGGCGTCGTCGAACTGTCCACTTCGAGCAGACGGCTCGCGCTGCGCTCGGGCAACGCGGTTTGCGCGATCAGCTCGGGCGGCAGCGCGAAATCGAAATCGGAAAGCGTGAACATGCGAACGGGCAGGATACGGAACGATAGACTGGAGAACGGATCGAGCCGTCGCTGCGCGGCGAGCGGCTATGATTGCGGGACGCCGCCGCAGCGGCGTTCGCGCTGGCTCGTGCCGGCGCGGCGAATCCGTTGAAAGCCGATATTGTACTTGCGAAGCGACTCATGCCCCTGTCCGACCGCCGACCGACTGCCGAACCCGACGAAGCCAGCGCCGCCGAGCCACGCCGCGCGACGCGACGCAGGAAAGCCGCCGGGCCGGTCGATTCTTCTGCCGGTGCGGATGTAGAGAGCGTCTCCGAGCCGGCCGTGGCTTCGAAGAAAACCGCAAAGGCTGCCGCACCGACCAAAACCGCCGACCGTCTCGCGAAGCTTGGCCTCACGCGCGACATCGATCTCGTGCTGCATCTACCGATGCGCTACGAAGACGAAACCACGCTCACGCCGATCGGCGAACTGCTGCCCGGCGGCGTCGCGCAGACCGAAGGCATCGTGTTCGACAACGAGATCGCTTACCGGCCGCGTCGTCAGTTGCTCGTGAAAGTGCGCGACGATGCCGGCGACGAACTCGTGCTGCGCTTTCTGAATTTCTACGGCTCGCAGGTGCAACAGATGGCCATCGGTAAGCGTCTGCGGGTGCGTGGCGACGTGCGCGGCGGCTTCTTCGGCATGGAGATGGTGCATCCGGCGGTGCGACCGGTCGAAGAAGATGCACCGTTGCCGCAGGCACTGACGCCGGTTTATCCGACGACGGCCGGTGTCAGCCAGGCGTATCTGCGCAAGGCGATCGACAACGCGCTGTCGCGTACCTCACTGCCCGAGCTGCTGCCGGAGCCGGTCGCGCGCGCGCATCTCGAACCGCTGGGTGTGCCGTCGCTGATGGAGGCGGTGCGCACGCTGCACCATCCGTCCGCCGATGCGGACGAAACCGCGTTGATCGACGGCACGCATCCGGCGTGGGTGCGCATCAAGTTCGAGGAACTGCTCGCGCAGCAGATGTCGTTGAAGCGCGCGCACGACGCGCGCCGTACGCGTGCGGCGCCGGCGATGCCGCGTCGTGCCGCCGATGGTTCGGGCACGCTGTTCGCGCG
It contains:
- the tgt gene encoding tRNA guanosine(34) transglycosylase Tgt; protein product: MTDDQTHDRTHNTNGTSSTTEAPADGLAFELLTTDGAARRGRLTLNHGVVETPIFMPVGTYGTVKAIQPRELDEIHAQIILGNTFHLWLRPGLETIAAHGGLHNFMGWKKPILTDSGGFQVFSLGELRKITEDGVTFASPINGDKLFLSPEVSMQIQKVLNSDIVMQFDECTPYATNGVPTSHQDAADSMRMSMRWAQRSIDEFRGLGNPNALFGIVQGGMFEDLRDESLAGLAAMDFHGLAIGGLSVGEPKEDMMRVLNHIGPKLPADKPHYLMGVGTPEDLVAGVAAGVDMFDCVMPTRNARNGWLFTRFGDVKIRNATHRNSLRPLDEQCGCYTCRNFTRGYLHHLHRVGEILGAQLNTIHNLHYYLELMSDIRASIETHTFEAFRTTFHENRARGID
- the queA gene encoding tRNA preQ1(34) S-adenosylmethionine ribosyltransferase-isomerase QueA, with translation MFTLSDFDFALPPELIAQTALPERSASRLLEVDSSTTPTQFVDRRFAELPGCITPGDLLVFNDTKVLKARFLGQKASGGRIEVLVERLTGERTALAQIRASKSPAPGTTLRLADAFDVTVGERVEPFYTLHFPADCLTLIEQYGRLPLPPYIEHDPDATDETRYQTVFAQNPGAVAAPTAGLHFDDALLAKLDAHGVERATLTLHVGAGTFQPVRVENIADHQMHSEWYALPQTLVDRIAATRARGNRVIAVGTTSMRALEAAARDAENAGRPLAATSAETDIFITPGYRFRVVDRLVTNFHLPKSTLLMLVSAFAGVETIRAAYRHAIDERYRFFSYGDAMLLTRQDDAGS